The Armatimonadota bacterium DNA segment GCCAGCAGTTCCGGTGTGGCAATCAGCTGCTCGTTCAACGGGTTCGCGTGCACGATGTAGCGCACGCGCAGCATGCCGGCACCCGTGTGTACTGCCTCACCCGGCGGCAGAGGGGCGTGACGGCGGGCTTCTTCCTCTACCAGATCACCCGCCTCGTCGCGAATGCGCTTGCTCACCCGTGCTCCCATCCACAACAGGCGATTGGAGAGCAGAATCAATGCATCAGCCCTCAGGCGGCGCAGGTAAAGCACCTGGTACAGCTCCACCGTGCATTGCCCCACCCGTTCACGCCAGACAGGCTTCGGCGATAAACCGAACATCTGCCACCTCCTTATAGCCAGTCTGAGAGACGTTCAAAAACCGCCTCCGTGGTGTAGGCATCGACGCGCCGCCAGCGAGTGTCCGCCAGAGATTGGCGCTCGGCATCCTCCATGCGCTTATAATGGAGGCGTATGGTGACAGGACTGTCCACCCGGAAGGGGCGCATCTCCGGTAGGCGTGCCACCGCTCGCGTCACCGCCTCGTATATCTCTTGCTCCACCCGTTTGGGGTGTTTGCTCAGCGCGGCATTCCAGCCAAAGCTCTGCTTGGTGACTGCCGTCTCCACCCAGGGCAAGAACCGCTTCGCCTCGGCAACGCACTGGTCATCGCTGCTGACGAAGATAACCGGCACGCCCATCTCGCCCGCGATAGCGGCGTCTATCTCCACTTCGCCCATCTGCACGCCGTTGACCTCTATCCACTGATAGGCTTTGGAGCTGTAGGAATGTGCCAGCACCGCGTTCGGTGTATTGTCCATCGCGTGATAACCGATGAACAGCACGCCGTCGAAGCTCTCATCCACACCCGGATAACGACGACCAAACCCCACTCCCAGTGCGATTTCCACCCGCTCGTCCAGCTGCTCGTAATCAAGGTTGACGCCGCCTCCATGGCTGTCGGAGACGATGACCCGTTCTGCACCCGCATCGAACAGAGCGCGTGCTGCCGCATTGGCTTCCCGCACCGCCTGCTGGCAGGCGAAGGCGTAGTTGCGCGAGTCGGTCAGTGTGCCTCCGGGCGCGCCTACCACACAAGCTAATCCCTCGCAGTCTACCGAAACGAAGAAACGCATTACTTTCTACTCTCCTCCCTGCAGGAAAAACTCTTCCACCACCGAATCTATTTTTCACCGCACAGAGCGGCACAAACCTGCTGGAAATACGACACCTGCTGTCCAGAGAACAAAAATACCATGAGGGAGGGACTTCCGATGCTCGTCATCAAGAGACTCGGCTGGTTGTCGGTGGGACTGGTGTTCGGTGCGATGTATGTGATCTTCGGTCTCATCGCTGGGGTCATCTTCTTCATTCTGTCGCTTGTCAACCCCGAGAATACCGCCATTGGTGGACTGGCAGCACTGGTGCTGTTACCGGTGCTCTACGGGGTGCTCGGCTTCATCGGAGGCATCCTTATTGCCGCTGTTTACAATCTGATTGCCCCACGGTTGGGAGGTATCCGTATCGAGACAGAGCCTGTCGACCACTTGTAGGCTTCCCCAATCACCTGTTCTGAGCAGGGGGAGGGCGAGGCTCCCGCTGAGCCCGCTCACGTCCTGAGGATCGTTTCTCCTATAGCACTCGCAACAGGCTGCACTTCTTGCGTGCGTTCAGCGCAGCTTGCACGGTCTCGATGCGGAACTCGCGCATGAACTCGGCGAGACGCCGATCCTCTGCCAGGTGGGGGCTATCCTGGAGCGCATCCAGCACTGCCCGTACCACCGTACTCACCAGCGGCGAAGAGAAATCGTCTGACAGGGCGTAGAAGGTACGCTTCCCCCGTTGTTGCTCCATCAGCAACCCCGCCTCTTTGAGTATCGCCAGGTGCTTGCTGACTGTAGACTGGCTCAAGCCCAGGATACCCATCAGCTGACACACACACAGCTCGCCCCACTGCAACACAGCGAGTATCCGCAGGCGGTTGCTGTCTGCCAGCGCTTTGAAGAGTTGTTCCATCTGGGAAGGTGTGCTCATTTTCTATCACTCCGCACGAAATTATACCCCAGAAACTGGATTATTTTCAAATTTTATGATACAATCATATCGTCAAATAACGATATGAAATGATTCATCCAGAGAGGTTATCGAGGAATGACTACAAAGAAGTGGATCGGTGCCGCGTTGTTGCTGTTCGTTGTGCTGGCTCTCTGGCAAGCGATGAGTGAGCAGAGCGCCGTTGTCTCCTCCGGGCGGGAAGAAGAGGGCACCTCCGCCTCGCAAAGCTCTGCCCAAACCGCAGCCATCCAGATACCCTCCCAGGGCAAGCATGTCGTGCTCTACTACTTTCACACCACGTTCCGCTGTGCTTCCTGCCTGACCATCGAGAAAACCGTCCGGCAAGTGCTGAGCGAACAGTTCCAAAAGCAGATAGACGACGGCTTGTTGCAGTTTGACACCGTAGATGTAGAAAATCCTCAGAATCGCCACTATATTGAGGACTACAAGCTCTACTCTAAGTCACTGGTGCTGGTAGAGTATCAGGATGGTAAAGAGGTTCGTCACAAGAACCTGGAGGGGATATGGCAGCAAACCTCTCTCGAGGGTCTACGCGACTACATCGCGCAGGAGATATCCGCTTTTCTGGAAGGAGCCAGCAAGAATGGATGAGGTGCGGTCGGTTCCCATAGTGGCTGCCTTGTGGTTGGGGCTGTTGACCTCTATCAGCCCGTGTCCTTTGGCGACCAATCTGGCAGCGCTGGGGATCGTCTTGCGACAGGTAAAAGCTCCCGGCAGGGTGATGCTTTCAGGGATTGTGTACACGCTGGGGCGTGCCCTTGCCTATTTGCTGATAGCGGTGGCGGTGGTTTCAGGGCTGCTAGCGATTCCCGCTACGTCCTACTTCTTGCAGCATCATCTGCACAGGCTACTGGGTCCCTTGCTGGTAGTGGTCGGCGCAGTGGTGCTGGAGCTGGTGCCGCTGCCTGTGCCGTCTAATCGGCTGGGGGGCTGGACCGCTGAGCGGGCGGAACGATGGGGCGACTGGTCTGCGCTGATACTGGGCTTCGTGTTTGCGCTCTCTTTCTGTCCGGTATCTGCCGCGCTGTATTTTGGCGCGCTGATCCCCTTGTGTGCAAGGGGCGGTTTCTACTTCCACTACCCGTTGCTGTTCGGCATTGGCACGGCGATACCGGTTGTCATCCTTGCCGTTGCGCTGGCACGTGGCGTACACGCTGCTGGGGCGTGGCTCAACCGGCTCTCCCAGATGGAGAAAGTGTTTCGAATGGGAACGGGTGTGCTGCTGATAGGATTGGGCATCTATCTATCGGGATCGGTGATCTTTCACTTATGGTGAGAAATACACTCTTTTGACAGGGGGGGCCCATGTCGCGTGAGGTGATTCTTGTTGGAGGATTGGGCATCCTGTCTTTTCTCTCCGGGATGCTCGGACTGGGAGTGGCATTCGCCGCCATTCCGTTCCTGGGCTTGTTCATGAACGATCTGGTGCATCAGGTGCAACCGCTCAGCCTCACACTCAACGGGGTCACTGCGCTGTTCGCCACTTTCGGTTTCGCCCGGTCGGGATATATTGACTGGAAAAAGGCGATTATTCTGGCTGTGGTCACTACTCTCAGCGCGCCCGTAGGTGCGTTGCTGGCGCAACATATCGAGCAGAAGGTCATCTGGGTGATTTACTTTGCGTCGGTGGCATATCTGGCATATCGTTTGTTCCAGCCGGTGAAGGGGGAAGCCTGGGCTGAACCTCGCTTTGCCCTTGCGCTGGCGCTGGCAGTGCCGATTTCCATCTTGAGTGGGCTACTGGGAGTGGGACCGGGCTTTTTGCTGATGCCCACGCTGATTCTGGTGGGGTTCGAGCCCAAAATGGCGGCTGGCATCAACGCCTTTGCGGTTACACCGCCTTCCTTCTCCGCGCTCTTGCCGCACCTGCATACGGCACAGTGGGAACCGGGCATCACCCTGTGGTGCATTGTGGTGGGCATCCTTTTCTCTTACATGGGCGCGAAAGTGACAAGCGTCTATGTGCCGGATCAGCGGTTAAAGCAGCTGTTTGGGGTGCTGATTGTGGTGATGACTCTCTATAAAATCACCACACTGCTACACTAATCCAGGAGGCGAACCATGCAAGTCAAAGTCGCTCTGTGCAACTGTAAGGGGTTGTGTCCCTCCTTTCGGGAGACGGACATGGACACCTTGCTGTTTGAGATTGAGTCCGAGATAGACGCCAAGTACGCCGTTCTGCATGCCCAGTTGTGCGGGCAGGGAGGCAACGAAATACTTCGCGACGTGTTGCGAAACTCCGACGAGGATACCTACGTGGTGGTAGGGGCATGCGCTCCGGAAGCTCAGCAAAAGCTGTTCAAGAAACTGCTTCGCGAGACGGGCTTTGAGGGGAAACGCTTCATACCGGTAGACGTCCGCAACACCACGAACGAGGGAGTGATCGAGCGTCTGCGCCCGGCGATGGAGCAGATAGTAACTGCCCGACCATCAGACACATAGGGGAGGTGAGAGATGCTGGTGGAAGCGATTCGAGGGGGATTGCTGGCTTTACAAGACTACGTGGTATACCACGTGCTCACCTGCCTGATACCGGCGTTTCTGCTGGCGGGAGGGATGGTGGCGTTTGTGCCCAAGGAGGCGGTGCTGCGTTATCTGGGCATCGCCTCCCATCGCCTCGTCACCTATTTGAGCGCAGCGTTCGCCAGCTTCTTCGTGGCGGCGTGCTCCTGCACGGTGATTCCGGTGTCGGCGGGTGTGTACTTCGCCGGGGCAAGTATCGGTGCAGCGTTCATCATCCTGTGGGTGGCGCCTGCTACCAACGTGCTAGCCCTCACCTATACTGGCGCGATTATCGGCTGGGATATGGCGGTCGTGCGCATCGTCAGCGCGTTCCTGATGGCGATCGTCGTGGGCACGGTGATGACGGCTGCCTTCCGCCATGAAGAGATGGAGAGGCTCAGCGCGGCACAGGCAGCAGACGATGGTGCCTCCTTTGGCGGCGAGGCGCGCGTAAAGTGGAACGACATCGTGCTGTTGCTACTGATTGTCATCGACCTGCTCGCGCCCAACTATGTGATACGCACCGGTCCCTACTGGCAGAAGGTCGTGGTGTGGGCGGT contains these protein-coding regions:
- a CDS encoding transporter, whose protein sequence is MRFFVSVDCEGLACVVGAPGGTLTDSRNYAFACQQAVREANAAARALFDAGAERVIVSDSHGGGVNLDYEQLDERVEIALGVGFGRRYPGVDESFDGVLFIGYHAMDNTPNAVLAHSYSSKAYQWIEVNGVQMGEVEIDAAIAGEMGVPVIFVSSDDQCVAEAKRFLPWVETAVTKQSFGWNAALSKHPKRVEQEIYEAVTRAVARLPEMRPFRVDSPVTIRLHYKRMEDAERQSLADTRWRRVDAYTTEAVFERLSDWL
- a CDS encoding cytochrome c biogenesis protein; this encodes MDEVRSVPIVAALWLGLLTSISPCPLATNLAALGIVLRQVKAPGRVMLSGIVYTLGRALAYLLIAVAVVSGLLAIPATSYFLQHHLHRLLGPLLVVVGAVVLELVPLPVPSNRLGGWTAERAERWGDWSALILGFVFALSFCPVSAALYFGALIPLCARGGFYFHYPLLFGIGTAIPVVILAVALARGVHAAGAWLNRLSQMEKVFRMGTGVLLIGLGIYLSGSVIFHLW
- a CDS encoding UPF0721 transmembrane protein → MSREVILVGGLGILSFLSGMLGLGVAFAAIPFLGLFMNDLVHQVQPLSLTLNGVTALFATFGFARSGYIDWKKAIILAVVTTLSAPVGALLAQHIEQKVIWVIYFASVAYLAYRLFQPVKGEAWAEPRFALALALAVPISILSGLLGVGPGFLLMPTLILVGFEPKMAAGINAFAVTPPSFSALLPHLHTAQWEPGITLWCIVVGILFSYMGAKVTSVYVPDQRLKQLFGVLIVVMTLYKITTLLH